From the Opisthocomus hoazin isolate bOpiHoa1 unplaced genomic scaffold, bOpiHoa1.hap1 HAP1_SCAFFOLD_123, whole genome shotgun sequence genome, one window contains:
- the LOC142359663 gene encoding E3 ubiquitin-protein ligase TRIM11-like isoform X5 — MAAENAVENLQEETTCAVCLDFFRDPVMLLACGHNFCRRCLDRCSAAAAGAGCCPQCRLPFPRDGFRPNRQLANVVAAVRELAMPAAAEFCRRHRRPLTLFCRRDGILLCAACAERRAHPTVPLEEAAREYRERFEAALKALQEEDERRAGLAAALEETRREILIRVDAEKQKLLVALEGLRRALGEQESRFLTHLGRLRRGLEEQRRGEAAELARLRQRRAELQAKCRQPDGCPDHPEQHRAWEIWGFLGIKHPDLPPLRCTERRAQPSLPPMPELEAELEDFTLKTDALAEAVTQFRDLLGCSLEEDTGGYRRATVTLDPATAHPQILVSADGRTAGRRESPAVPPPSGTERFESLRCVLGRQGFAGGRHRWAVEANRGGFGLRRWESGFPRRRQRDRNLRLPPGRFRRRTAPAAALAGRGAGSAHPLPLNPPKTRPLTPKNQTFPLP; from the exons ATGGCCGCGGAAAACGCCGTGGAAAACCTCCAGGAGGAAACCACCTGCGCCGTCTGCTTGGATTTCTTCCGCGATCCCGTCATGCTCCTGGCTTGCGGCCACAATTTTTGCCGCCGCTGCCTCGACCGTTGCTCGGCGGCTGCCGCCGGGGCCGGTTGCTGCCCGCAGTGTCGCTTGCCCTTCCCCCGCGACGGCTTTCGGCCCAACCGGCAGCTGGCCAACGTGGTGGCGGCCGTCCGGGAGCTGGCGATGCCGGCGGCGGCAGAGTTTTGCCGGCGGCACCGCCGACCTCTCACCCTTTTTTGTCGCCGGGATGGGATCCTTCTCTGCGCTGCCTGCGCCGAGCGTCGCGCCCACCCCACCGTGCCCCTCGAAGAGGCCGCTCGTGAGTACAGG GAGCGGTTCGAAGCTGCCCTCAAAGCCCTGCAAGAGGAGGACGAGCGAcgggccgggctggcggcagctCTGGAGGAGACGAGACGGGAGATACTG atTCGAGTCGATGCCGAGAAGCAGAAGCTGCTGGTGGCGCTGGAAGGGCTTCGGCGGGCGCTGGGCGAGCAGGAATCGCGGTTCTTGACCCATCTCGGTCGCCTGCGCcgagggctggaggagcagcgtCGCGGTGAAGCCGCCGAGCTGGCCCGGCTCCGGCAACGCCGCGCCGAGCTCCAGGCCAAGTGCCGGCAGCCGGACG GATGCCCAGATCACCCTGAGCAG CACAGGGCATGGGAAATTTGGGGATTTCTCGGCATTAAACACCCCGATTTGCCTCCCCTGAGGTGCACGGAGCGGAGGGCGCAGCCGTCGCTGCCGCCGATGCCGGAGCTGGAAGCGGAGCTTGAGGATTTCACGCTGAAAACCGACGCGCTGGCAGAGGCAGTGACGCAGTTCAGAg ACCTCTTGGGGTGCTCCCTGGAGGAAGACACGGGGGGATACCGGCGAG CAACGGTGACGCTGGACCCGGCCACAGCTCACCCCCAAATCCTGGTGTCGGCAGACGGCCGGACGGCGGGACGCCGGGAATCCCCCGCGGTTCCTCCCCCCTCGGGAACGGAGCGTTTCGAGTCCCTGCGGTGCGTTTTGGGGCGGCAGGGCTTCGCGGGGGGCCGGCACCGCTGGGCCGTGGAG GCGAATCGAGGTGGCTTTGGATTACGGCGGTGGGAGAGTGGCTTTCCGCGACGCCGACAGCGAGATCGAAATCTTCGCCTTCCCCCCGGCCGCTTTCGCCGGCGAACGGCTCCGGCCGCTGCTCTGGCTGGGCGAGGGGCCGGCTCTGCTCACCCTCTGCCCCTgaaccccccaaaaaccagacCCCTGACCCCCAAAAACCAGACCTTTCCACTACCCTGA
- the LOC142359663 gene encoding zinc finger protein RFP-like isoform X2 produces the protein MAAENAVENLQEETTCAVCLDFFRDPVMLLACGHNFCRRCLDRCSAAAAGAGCCPQCRLPFPRDGFRPNRQLANVVAAVRELAMPAAAEFCRRHRRPLTLFCRRDGILLCAACAERRAHPTVPLEEAAREYRERFEAALKALQEEDERRAGLAAALEETRREILIRVDAEKQKLLVALEGLRRALGEQESRFLTHLGRLRRGLEEQRRGEAAELARLRQRRAELQAKCRQPDGELLRHRAWEIWGFLGIKHPDLPPLRCTERRAQPSLPPMPELEAELEDFTLKTDALAEAVTQFRDLLGCSLEEDTGGYRRATVTLDPATAHPQILVSADGRTAGRRESPAVPPPSGTERFESLRCVLGRQGFAGGRHRWAVEVRPGADWALGVAREFVSRKGCFGLSPERGVWAVGQWLGRLQALTWPSPTSLPHGRAPRRIEVALDYGGGRVAFRDADSEIEIFAFPPAAFAGERLRPLLWLGEGPALLTLCP, from the exons ATGGCCGCGGAAAACGCCGTGGAAAACCTCCAGGAGGAAACCACCTGCGCCGTCTGCTTGGATTTCTTCCGCGATCCCGTCATGCTCCTGGCTTGCGGCCACAATTTTTGCCGCCGCTGCCTCGACCGTTGCTCGGCGGCTGCCGCCGGGGCCGGTTGCTGCCCGCAGTGTCGCTTGCCCTTCCCCCGCGACGGCTTTCGGCCCAACCGGCAGCTGGCCAACGTGGTGGCGGCCGTCCGGGAGCTGGCGATGCCGGCGGCGGCAGAGTTTTGCCGGCGGCACCGCCGACCTCTCACCCTTTTTTGTCGCCGGGATGGGATCCTTCTCTGCGCTGCCTGCGCCGAGCGTCGCGCCCACCCCACCGTGCCCCTCGAAGAGGCCGCTCGTGAGTACAGG GAGCGGTTCGAAGCTGCCCTCAAAGCCCTGCAAGAGGAGGACGAGCGAcgggccgggctggcggcagctCTGGAGGAGACGAGACGGGAGATACTG atTCGAGTCGATGCCGAGAAGCAGAAGCTGCTGGTGGCGCTGGAAGGGCTTCGGCGGGCGCTGGGCGAGCAGGAATCGCGGTTCTTGACCCATCTCGGTCGCCTGCGCcgagggctggaggagcagcgtCGCGGTGAAGCCGCCGAGCTGGCCCGGCTCCGGCAACGCCGCGCCGAGCTCCAGGCCAAGTGCCGGCAGCCGGACGGTGAGCTGCTACGG CACAGGGCATGGGAAATTTGGGGATTTCTCGGCATTAAACACCCCGATTTGCCTCCCCTGAGGTGCACGGAGCGGAGGGCGCAGCCGTCGCTGCCGCCGATGCCGGAGCTGGAAGCGGAGCTTGAGGATTTCACGCTGAAAACCGACGCGCTGGCAGAGGCAGTGACGCAGTTCAGAg ACCTCTTGGGGTGCTCCCTGGAGGAAGACACGGGGGGATACCGGCGAG CAACGGTGACGCTGGACCCGGCCACAGCTCACCCCCAAATCCTGGTGTCGGCAGACGGCCGGACGGCGGGACGCCGGGAATCCCCCGCGGTTCCTCCCCCCTCGGGAACGGAGCGTTTCGAGTCCCTGCGGTGCGTTTTGGGGCGGCAGGGCTTCGCGGGGGGCCGGCACCGCTGGGCCGTGGAGGTTCGTCCCGGAGCCGACTGGGCGCTGGGGGTGGCTCGGGAGTTCGTCTCACGGAAGGGCTGCTTCGGTCTCAGCCCCGAACGGGGGGTTTGGGCCGTGGGGCAGTGGTTGGGGCGGCTGCAGGCTCTCACCTGGCCCAGCCCCACGTCTCTGCCCCACGGCCGCGCGCCCAGGCGAATCGAGGTGGCTTTGGATTACGGCGGTGGGAGAGTGGCTTTCCGCGACGCCGACAGCGAGATCGAAATCTTCGCCTTCCCCCCGGCCGCTTTCGCCGGCGAACGGCTCCGGCCGCTGCTCTGGCTGGGCGAGGGGCCGGCTCTGCTCACCCTCTGCCCCTga
- the LOC142359663 gene encoding zinc finger protein RFP-like isoform X3 — protein MAAENAVENLQEETTCAVCLDFFRDPVMLLACGHNFCRRCLDRCSAAAAGAGCCPQCRLPFPRDGFRPNRQLANVVAAVRELAMPAAAEFCRRHRRPLTLFCRRDGILLCAACAERRAHPTVPLEEAAREYRERFEAALKALQEEDERRAGLAAALEETRREILIRVDAEKQKLLVALEGLRRALGEQESRFLTHLGRLRRGLEEQRRGEAAELARLRQRRAELQAKCRQPDGELLRDAQITLSRCTERRAQPSLPPMPELEAELEDFTLKTDALAEAVTQFRDLLGCSLEEDTGGYRRATVTLDPATAHPQILVSADGRTAGRRESPAVPPPSGTERFESLRCVLGRQGFAGGRHRWAVEVRPGADWALGVAREFVSRKGCFGLSPERGVWAVGQWLGRLQALTWPSPTSLPHGRAPRRIEVALDYGGGRVAFRDADSEIEIFAFPPAAFAGERLRPLLWLGEGPALLTLCP, from the exons ATGGCCGCGGAAAACGCCGTGGAAAACCTCCAGGAGGAAACCACCTGCGCCGTCTGCTTGGATTTCTTCCGCGATCCCGTCATGCTCCTGGCTTGCGGCCACAATTTTTGCCGCCGCTGCCTCGACCGTTGCTCGGCGGCTGCCGCCGGGGCCGGTTGCTGCCCGCAGTGTCGCTTGCCCTTCCCCCGCGACGGCTTTCGGCCCAACCGGCAGCTGGCCAACGTGGTGGCGGCCGTCCGGGAGCTGGCGATGCCGGCGGCGGCAGAGTTTTGCCGGCGGCACCGCCGACCTCTCACCCTTTTTTGTCGCCGGGATGGGATCCTTCTCTGCGCTGCCTGCGCCGAGCGTCGCGCCCACCCCACCGTGCCCCTCGAAGAGGCCGCTCGTGAGTACAGG GAGCGGTTCGAAGCTGCCCTCAAAGCCCTGCAAGAGGAGGACGAGCGAcgggccgggctggcggcagctCTGGAGGAGACGAGACGGGAGATACTG atTCGAGTCGATGCCGAGAAGCAGAAGCTGCTGGTGGCGCTGGAAGGGCTTCGGCGGGCGCTGGGCGAGCAGGAATCGCGGTTCTTGACCCATCTCGGTCGCCTGCGCcgagggctggaggagcagcgtCGCGGTGAAGCCGCCGAGCTGGCCCGGCTCCGGCAACGCCGCGCCGAGCTCCAGGCCAAGTGCCGGCAGCCGGACGGTGAGCTGCTACGG GATGCCCAGATCACCCTGAGCAG GTGCACGGAGCGGAGGGCGCAGCCGTCGCTGCCGCCGATGCCGGAGCTGGAAGCGGAGCTTGAGGATTTCACGCTGAAAACCGACGCGCTGGCAGAGGCAGTGACGCAGTTCAGAg ACCTCTTGGGGTGCTCCCTGGAGGAAGACACGGGGGGATACCGGCGAG CAACGGTGACGCTGGACCCGGCCACAGCTCACCCCCAAATCCTGGTGTCGGCAGACGGCCGGACGGCGGGACGCCGGGAATCCCCCGCGGTTCCTCCCCCCTCGGGAACGGAGCGTTTCGAGTCCCTGCGGTGCGTTTTGGGGCGGCAGGGCTTCGCGGGGGGCCGGCACCGCTGGGCCGTGGAGGTTCGTCCCGGAGCCGACTGGGCGCTGGGGGTGGCTCGGGAGTTCGTCTCACGGAAGGGCTGCTTCGGTCTCAGCCCCGAACGGGGGGTTTGGGCCGTGGGGCAGTGGTTGGGGCGGCTGCAGGCTCTCACCTGGCCCAGCCCCACGTCTCTGCCCCACGGCCGCGCGCCCAGGCGAATCGAGGTGGCTTTGGATTACGGCGGTGGGAGAGTGGCTTTCCGCGACGCCGACAGCGAGATCGAAATCTTCGCCTTCCCCCCGGCCGCTTTCGCCGGCGAACGGCTCCGGCCGCTGCTCTGGCTGGGCGAGGGGCCGGCTCTGCTCACCCTCTGCCCCTga
- the LOC142359663 gene encoding E3 ubiquitin-protein ligase TRIM11-like isoform X4: protein MAAENAVENLQEETTCAVCLDFFRDPVMLLACGHNFCRRCLDRCSAAAAGAGCCPQCRLPFPRDGFRPNRQLANVVAAVRELAMPAAAEFCRRHRRPLTLFCRRDGILLCAACAERRAHPTVPLEEAAREYRERFEAALKALQEEDERRAGLAAALEETRREILIRVDAEKQKLLVALEGLRRALGEQESRFLTHLGRLRRGLEEQRRGEAAELARLRQRRAELQAKCRQPDGCPDHPEQHRAWEIWGFLGIKHPDLPPLRCTERRAQPSLPPMPELEAELEDFTLKTDALAEAVTQFRATVTLDPATAHPQILVSADGRTAGRRESPAVPPPSGTERFESLRCVLGRQGFAGGRHRWAVEVRPGADWALGVAREFVSRKGCFGLSPERGVWAVGQWLGRLQALTWPSPTSLPHGRAPRRIEVALDYGGGRVAFRDADSEIEIFAFPPAAFAGERLRPLLWLGEGPALLTLCP, encoded by the exons ATGGCCGCGGAAAACGCCGTGGAAAACCTCCAGGAGGAAACCACCTGCGCCGTCTGCTTGGATTTCTTCCGCGATCCCGTCATGCTCCTGGCTTGCGGCCACAATTTTTGCCGCCGCTGCCTCGACCGTTGCTCGGCGGCTGCCGCCGGGGCCGGTTGCTGCCCGCAGTGTCGCTTGCCCTTCCCCCGCGACGGCTTTCGGCCCAACCGGCAGCTGGCCAACGTGGTGGCGGCCGTCCGGGAGCTGGCGATGCCGGCGGCGGCAGAGTTTTGCCGGCGGCACCGCCGACCTCTCACCCTTTTTTGTCGCCGGGATGGGATCCTTCTCTGCGCTGCCTGCGCCGAGCGTCGCGCCCACCCCACCGTGCCCCTCGAAGAGGCCGCTCGTGAGTACAGG GAGCGGTTCGAAGCTGCCCTCAAAGCCCTGCAAGAGGAGGACGAGCGAcgggccgggctggcggcagctCTGGAGGAGACGAGACGGGAGATACTG atTCGAGTCGATGCCGAGAAGCAGAAGCTGCTGGTGGCGCTGGAAGGGCTTCGGCGGGCGCTGGGCGAGCAGGAATCGCGGTTCTTGACCCATCTCGGTCGCCTGCGCcgagggctggaggagcagcgtCGCGGTGAAGCCGCCGAGCTGGCCCGGCTCCGGCAACGCCGCGCCGAGCTCCAGGCCAAGTGCCGGCAGCCGGACG GATGCCCAGATCACCCTGAGCAG CACAGGGCATGGGAAATTTGGGGATTTCTCGGCATTAAACACCCCGATTTGCCTCCCCTGAGGTGCACGGAGCGGAGGGCGCAGCCGTCGCTGCCGCCGATGCCGGAGCTGGAAGCGGAGCTTGAGGATTTCACGCTGAAAACCGACGCGCTGGCAGAGGCAGTGACGCAGTTCAGAg CAACGGTGACGCTGGACCCGGCCACAGCTCACCCCCAAATCCTGGTGTCGGCAGACGGCCGGACGGCGGGACGCCGGGAATCCCCCGCGGTTCCTCCCCCCTCGGGAACGGAGCGTTTCGAGTCCCTGCGGTGCGTTTTGGGGCGGCAGGGCTTCGCGGGGGGCCGGCACCGCTGGGCCGTGGAGGTTCGTCCCGGAGCCGACTGGGCGCTGGGGGTGGCTCGGGAGTTCGTCTCACGGAAGGGCTGCTTCGGTCTCAGCCCCGAACGGGGGGTTTGGGCCGTGGGGCAGTGGTTGGGGCGGCTGCAGGCTCTCACCTGGCCCAGCCCCACGTCTCTGCCCCACGGCCGCGCGCCCAGGCGAATCGAGGTGGCTTTGGATTACGGCGGTGGGAGAGTGGCTTTCCGCGACGCCGACAGCGAGATCGAAATCTTCGCCTTCCCCCCGGCCGCTTTCGCCGGCGAACGGCTCCGGCCGCTGCTCTGGCTGGGCGAGGGGCCGGCTCTGCTCACCCTCTGCCCCTga
- the LOC142359663 gene encoding E3 ubiquitin-protein ligase TRIM11-like isoform X1, producing the protein MAAENAVENLQEETTCAVCLDFFRDPVMLLACGHNFCRRCLDRCSAAAAGAGCCPQCRLPFPRDGFRPNRQLANVVAAVRELAMPAAAEFCRRHRRPLTLFCRRDGILLCAACAERRAHPTVPLEEAAREYRERFEAALKALQEEDERRAGLAAALEETRREILIRVDAEKQKLLVALEGLRRALGEQESRFLTHLGRLRRGLEEQRRGEAAELARLRQRRAELQAKCRQPDGCPDHPEQHRAWEIWGFLGIKHPDLPPLRCTERRAQPSLPPMPELEAELEDFTLKTDALAEAVTQFRDLLGCSLEEDTGGYRRATVTLDPATAHPQILVSADGRTAGRRESPAVPPPSGTERFESLRCVLGRQGFAGGRHRWAVEVRPGADWALGVAREFVSRKGCFGLSPERGVWAVGQWLGRLQALTWPSPTSLPHGRAPRRIEVALDYGGGRVAFRDADSEIEIFAFPPAAFAGERLRPLLWLGEGPALLTLCP; encoded by the exons ATGGCCGCGGAAAACGCCGTGGAAAACCTCCAGGAGGAAACCACCTGCGCCGTCTGCTTGGATTTCTTCCGCGATCCCGTCATGCTCCTGGCTTGCGGCCACAATTTTTGCCGCCGCTGCCTCGACCGTTGCTCGGCGGCTGCCGCCGGGGCCGGTTGCTGCCCGCAGTGTCGCTTGCCCTTCCCCCGCGACGGCTTTCGGCCCAACCGGCAGCTGGCCAACGTGGTGGCGGCCGTCCGGGAGCTGGCGATGCCGGCGGCGGCAGAGTTTTGCCGGCGGCACCGCCGACCTCTCACCCTTTTTTGTCGCCGGGATGGGATCCTTCTCTGCGCTGCCTGCGCCGAGCGTCGCGCCCACCCCACCGTGCCCCTCGAAGAGGCCGCTCGTGAGTACAGG GAGCGGTTCGAAGCTGCCCTCAAAGCCCTGCAAGAGGAGGACGAGCGAcgggccgggctggcggcagctCTGGAGGAGACGAGACGGGAGATACTG atTCGAGTCGATGCCGAGAAGCAGAAGCTGCTGGTGGCGCTGGAAGGGCTTCGGCGGGCGCTGGGCGAGCAGGAATCGCGGTTCTTGACCCATCTCGGTCGCCTGCGCcgagggctggaggagcagcgtCGCGGTGAAGCCGCCGAGCTGGCCCGGCTCCGGCAACGCCGCGCCGAGCTCCAGGCCAAGTGCCGGCAGCCGGACG GATGCCCAGATCACCCTGAGCAG CACAGGGCATGGGAAATTTGGGGATTTCTCGGCATTAAACACCCCGATTTGCCTCCCCTGAGGTGCACGGAGCGGAGGGCGCAGCCGTCGCTGCCGCCGATGCCGGAGCTGGAAGCGGAGCTTGAGGATTTCACGCTGAAAACCGACGCGCTGGCAGAGGCAGTGACGCAGTTCAGAg ACCTCTTGGGGTGCTCCCTGGAGGAAGACACGGGGGGATACCGGCGAG CAACGGTGACGCTGGACCCGGCCACAGCTCACCCCCAAATCCTGGTGTCGGCAGACGGCCGGACGGCGGGACGCCGGGAATCCCCCGCGGTTCCTCCCCCCTCGGGAACGGAGCGTTTCGAGTCCCTGCGGTGCGTTTTGGGGCGGCAGGGCTTCGCGGGGGGCCGGCACCGCTGGGCCGTGGAGGTTCGTCCCGGAGCCGACTGGGCGCTGGGGGTGGCTCGGGAGTTCGTCTCACGGAAGGGCTGCTTCGGTCTCAGCCCCGAACGGGGGGTTTGGGCCGTGGGGCAGTGGTTGGGGCGGCTGCAGGCTCTCACCTGGCCCAGCCCCACGTCTCTGCCCCACGGCCGCGCGCCCAGGCGAATCGAGGTGGCTTTGGATTACGGCGGTGGGAGAGTGGCTTTCCGCGACGCCGACAGCGAGATCGAAATCTTCGCCTTCCCCCCGGCCGCTTTCGCCGGCGAACGGCTCCGGCCGCTGCTCTGGCTGGGCGAGGGGCCGGCTCTGCTCACCCTCTGCCCCTga
- the LOC142359656 gene encoding uncharacterized protein LOC142359656 — translation MSFHVLLCPSMSPCPSVSLSPNVPMSLRVHPCPRLCPDVPLCPHVPQCPSVSPCPSVSPCLSVSPCLSMSICVPMSFHVSLCPHVPLCPSVSPCPSMSLYVPMSLSVLLCPHVPPCPSVSPCLSMSSCPCMSPCTSVSICVPMSLLVHPCPCVLPCPSMSPCPSVSIRVPMSFCVPMSFYVHLCPRVLPCPSVSPCPFYVLSMSIRVPQSPSMSPCPSTSPMSCRPHVPMSLRVHPCPHVLSMSFLCPSVSLSVLLCPHVPPCPSMSPCLSMFSCPCMSPCTSVSICVPMSFHVRVPMSLLCPFYVHLCPHVHPHHPCPAVPMSPCPSVSIPCPHVLPCPCPYVLSMSFLCPFYGPFYVHPCPSVSFCVPMSLLVHPCPHVFLCSHVPVCPHVPPCPSVSLCPSMSLYVPMSLSVHPCPHVFLCPHVLLCPSVSPCPSMSICVPMSFLCPFYVHPCPSVSIRVPMSIHITHVLPSPCPHVPPCPSVSPCPSMSVSPCPFYVLSMSICVPMSFCVPMSFHVRVPMSFLCPSVSLSVHLCPHVLLCPVSFHVRVPMSFLCPFYVHPCPSVSIRVPMSFHVRVPMSFLCPFYVLSMSIRVPQCPSVSPCPSLSIHVPMSFYVLMSLYVPMYLSVHLCPHVLPCPFYVHLCPHVHQHHPCPAVPMSLRVPPPPSPRPSPSPPSPPSPPPPRQPHASTRLHTPPARLPHAMAPSGVPERGPLAQLLRQTACPACGHPLRDPVLLPCNHSCCRRCLPAARPPPAVACPRCRLPCAAARLRKPVALAVESRIAQRLARGAPGPPGGPRAAGGIGGNRYERSFLAQVYAAPEVRVEELQGDRRREPGAVRLQYSGRDAFKAFAKALGLMDDLKSGVPRAGYRGIVSFVYRGRRVYLAPPAGWAGYDPTWS, via the exons ATGTCCTTCCATGTCCTTCTATGTCcatccatgtccccatgtccttctGTGTCCCTCAGTCccaatgtccccatgtccctccgtGTCCATCCGTGTCCCCGTCTATGTCCTGATGTCCCtctatgtccccatgtccctcagtgtccctccgtgtccccatgtccctccgtgtccccatgtctttctgtgtccccatgtcttTCTATGTCcatctgtgtccccatgtccttccATGTCTCtctatgtccccatgtccctctgtgTCCATCCGTGTCCCCCTGTCCTTCCATGTCCCtctatgtccccatgtccctcagtgtccttctgtgtccccatgtccctccttGTCCATCTGTGTCCCCATGTCTTTCTATGTCCTCATGTCCCTGTATGTCCCCATGTACCTCAGTGTCCATCTGTGTCCCTATGTCCCTCCTTGTCCATCCGTGTCCCTGTGTCCTTCCATGTCCCtctatgtccccatgtccctcagtGTCCATCCGTGTCCCCATGTctttctgtgtccccatgtccttctATGTCCATCTGTGTCCCCGTGTCCTTCCATGTCcatctgtgtccccatgtcctttcTATGTCCTTTCTATGTCCATCCGTGTCCCTCAGAGTCcatccatgtccccatgtccatcCACATCACCCATGTCCtgccgtccccatgtccccatgtccctccgtGTCcatccgtgtccccatgtcctttcTATGTCCTTTCTATGTCCATCCGTgtccctcagtgtccttctgtgtccccatgtccctccttGTCCATCCATGTCCCCATGTCTTTCTATGTTCTCATGTCCCTGTATGTCCCCATGTACCTCAGTGTCcatctgtgtccccatgtccttccatgtccgtgtccccatgtcccttctATGTCCTTTCTATGTCcatctgtgtccccatgtccatcCACATCACCCATGTCctgctgtccccatgtccccatgtccctccgtGTCCattccgtgtccccatgtccttccATGTCCGTGTCCCTATGTCCTTTCTATGTCCTTTCTATGTCCTTTCTATGGACCTTTCTATGTCCATCCGTgtccctcagtgtccttctgtgtccccatgtccctccttGTCCATCCATGTCCCCATGTCTTTCTATGTTCTCATGTCCCTgtatgtccccatgtccctccttGTCCATCCGTGTCCCTGTGCCCTTCCATGTCCCtctatgtccccatgtccctcagtGTCCATCCGTGTCCCCATGTctttctgtgtccccatgtccttctATGTCCATCTGTGTCCCCGTGTCCTTCCATGTCcatctgtgtccccatgtcctttcTATGTCCTTTCTATGTCCATCCGTGTCCCTCAGTGTCcatccgtgtccccatgtccatcCACATCACCCATGTCCtgccgtccccatgtccccatgtccctccgtGTCcatccgtgtccccatgtccttccatgtccgtgtccccatgtcctttcTATGTCCTTTCTATGTCcatctgtgtccccatgtccttctgtgtccccatgtccttccatgtccgtgtccccatgtcctttcTATGTCCATCCGTGTCCCTCAGTGTCcatctgtgtccccatgtccttctGTGTCCCGTGTCCTTCCAtgtccgtgtccccatgtcctttcTATGTCCTTTCTATGTCCATCCGTGTCCCTCAGTGTCcatccgtgtccccatgtccttccATGTCCGTGTCCCTATGTCCTTTCTATGTCCTTTCTATGTCCTTTCTATGTCCATCCGTgtccctcagtgtccttctgtgtccccatgtccctccttGTCCATCCATGTCCCCATGTCTTTCTATGTTCTCATGTCCCTGTATGTCCCCATGTACCTCAGTGTCcatctgtgtccccatgtccttccATGTCCTTTCTATGTCcatctgtgtccccatgtccatcAACATCACCCATGTCCTgccgtccccatgtccctccgtgtccctccccctccctccccacgtccctccccttcccctccctccccgccctccccacctcccccacGCCAGCCACACGCCTCCACACGCCTCCACACGCCTCCCGCACGCCTCCCGCACGCCATGGCCCCCTCGGGCGTACCGGAACGGGGCCCGCTGGCCCAGCTGCTGCGCCAGACGGCGTGCCCGGCCTGCGGGCACCCGCTGCGGGACCCCGTCCTCCTGCCCTGCAACCacagctgctgccgccgctgcctgcccgccgcccgcccgccgcccgccgtcgcctgcccgcgctgccgcctgccctgcgccgccgcccgcctgcgCAAGCCCGTCGCCCTGGCCGTCGAGAGCCGCATCGCCCAGCGCCTGGCCAGGGgagcccccgggccccccggcggcccccgcgctgcag GGGGGATTGGGGGAAACAGG TACGAACGTTCCTTCCTCGCCCAGGTCTACGCCGCGCCCGAGGTGAGGGTGGAGGAGCTCCAGGGCGACCGGCGACGCGAGCCGGGCGCCGTCCGCCTGCAGTACAGCGGCCGCGACGCCTTCAAGGCCTTCGCCAAAGCCCTGGGGCTGATGGACGACCTCAAGTCGGGCGTCCCGCGCGCCGGCTACCGCGGCATCGTCAGCTTCGTCTACCGCGGCCGCCGCGTTTACCTCGCCCCGCCGGCCGGCTGGGCGGGCTACGACCCCACCTGGAGCTGA